GAAGTTCCTGCAGTCCGGGCCCTGTCTCTTACATCAGTAGCTGTACAGTACAAGTTACTTACCCGCCCAGTGCCCACAGGAGAAGGCTGCGCTCCAAGACCCAGATGCCCCGATCCGCTGACTCTATGCTGCAAGCAGGAAATCTAGGAGTATCGGCCACTCGCCCGCCCAGGGCAGGCTCCCCAGGAAACCCAGGGCACGTGAGTGGAGAGCTTGGGAGCTGAGCTCTTCCTCAGCCGCTGGGATGGGCAGAGAGACCAGAAGCCATGGGTTTGCACTAGCAGGGTGCAGCTATTTTTAAGTGACATGTCTCAGCTATTTCAaggtttgaatttttattttacttatttttttctgtactttctcATGACTCACATCTTTCAAAATTGTGTCTCAGGCATTTTTAATGCTGAAATCATCTCAACTTCACAGCTGGTCAAAAAATGTCTAAGAGCAAATCAGCTCTTTATCATCCAAATACAAAAAGGTACATATTAGAGTTGTCAACTTTCTACTGCTGGAAGAAAACTCCACGTtagtatttttccattaaaaaattaacacagcATTCTGTTTAGGAAATGTGTGTATATTTCCTAAAATACACATCTGAAAGACTTTAAATTGCTATTGCACAGATGCCTTGAGCCCCAGCAGGTCCCGAGGGGCCGAGTGCCCCTGGAGGCCCAGCACCCCACTCTTGCACCTGCACCAGCTCTCCTGGCGGGGAGCAGGTCCCGAGGGGCCGAGTGCACCTGGAGGCCCAGCACCCCAGTCCTCTGCCTGCACCAGCTCTCctgggggggagggggaaggggggagcCCACGCAGGTCTCTGAACCACGCCTCAGGCTGCAGCAGCCGCATTACTCATACTCAGCGGACAAAGGATCACTCAGCATTCAATCTCACCACTTCAAAACATTACAGAGGGAAAACGACACCTAGAAGTAGGAGTGAGATTCGCTGAAGTTCCCTTCTGAGGAAGACCCACCCCTCCGCCTGGAGAGCCGGGGCTGGCGGTGCCTGAGGACCCCTTCGGCCTGGACAGCCCACGCGGGCTTGGGGGGCCTCGCTCTGCCCTCATGGGGCGGCCATCGGTTCCCGAAGCGGCGAGTGAAAATTCAAATGGCCAGTAGGGGGCGCACTCGGAAGTGGCCGCCCCGCATGAGGCAGTTCAGCGGCCCCGAGAGTCCGGGGAGGGAGGTTTATTCTCCGCCTGCACGAGACTGTGAAATCCGCAACCATGAGCAGGAGAGGCGGCCCTGGTGGGGAAGAGGCCACCAACATCTGGACGGCAGGTAAGTTCCGACGCTTCTGCAGCGAGCGCGGGAGGAGGGACCTGAGGCACCGCTAACACTCAGAGAAAACTACCGGCTGAGGGTCCCTGGTCTGAATGCTTGGGACCGGAAGAGTTTCGGAGTTCAGATTTTTgcagattttggaatatctgcagGTACAGAATGAGAAAGCTAAATACGaaattcatttgtgtttcatACACACCTTATACACACTGCCTGAAGGCAACtttataaaaacacttttaacaATTTCATGCATAAAACAAACTTTGAACTGCCTGGACTGCAGCCCGCCAcacgaggtcaggtgtggaattttccacttgtgtcaCGACGCTCCAACAGTGTCGGACTGTGGGGCACTCTGGATTTCAGATTTCCAGATGCTTAACCAGTACTCAGATTCCTAAGTTACTTGTCAGAAATGCCTATTTCTTGGGATTACACTTCTCTCTGCAAATGTCTGTGAAATTCCTGTTAAATTCTTTATGGATCATGCACATGCTACTAAGTTAATTATGAAATTTAGTGTTTAACGCAGGTCAGTTGCAAAAACAAGAATATTgcttgcttcaacccaggaggacAGGTTATTGCCTAAAAGATACACAACACCTAGTATGATGCCTTCAAACTTAAAGAAAGGTTTGTATCTGTGGGTGAAGAAAAGCAGTTAAACCAGAAACTTCCACAAAAACAAGTCTAGTAGAACTGAGCTGATTGCCAAAGTGTGGGAGAAAAAGGGCCAGCAAAAAAATGGTTAACACTAGCCTTCTGAGGAGGCCGCCCAGAGCCTGGCCAGAGAGGAGCCAGAGAGGAGCGGGGCGGAGGGGGCCTATAAAGCCCTGTGCCAAGGGGCAGACTCACTGGCTCAGAGGGAGGACGCACCCGCCAGCCAGCCGGGAACCTTCCCTCGCGGGCTCCCAGGGCgggtctcttcctctctctagcCCTGCTCAGGCATTCGGCAGGTCCAGCAGAGGTACACCTCCTGCAGCGGGTTCCAAGTGCACCTCCAGCCTGATGGGCCTGACCAAGGAGGCTTCCAGGAGCACAGAAGGGGCTGCAACCCAGGTAGGACTCAGCCTCGGCCTGGCGGTGCCATACCACTGACTAGGGGAGCGGGTGGGTGGTGCCACCCAGGCCGCTGTCCTGTTATGGGAACAGCTGAACACAGACCAGACACCTCACCCCCTGGTGAGAGCAGCACCCAGCTTCCCAAACTCAAGGCACAGACCCCTCTCCCCCGGAGCTCCGGTGGTCTCAGCGTGACCGCAGCAGGGGCTTTGCCTGGACGGCCTTTCTAACTCGTGCTGAAAGCAGGACCCAGTATTCCGTCACGTTCTGTCCCAGCAAGAACGTGTCTCACTTCAAGAAAATGAGGGTGCCCACTCTGCCCTGCCCTGCGGTGCCCCAGTCACTCTCACCAACCCTGAAGCCCTGGGAGGGCCACACGCCTTTTGACAGATGCAGACTTAATACAGCTGACTAAagtgtggctttatttctctaTGACAAGCAGAGGAAATCTGAAATGAGGTATTGCACTGTTTATAACTCCATGGCCACCTCCAGTGAGGACGTGGGGCCAGTGGTGAATGGCACACTAGGTTCCTCTCACCCAGGACCACATCAGACACTAGGACACATCAGACACCAGGTCCCGTATCTTCTCGGTGTCTGGCAACGATCAAAAGACTCAATTTACATGGGAAAGAAATGAATGACTcgtttttaaactatttttcccTTGGAGTTCATTTAacaaaattaggaaagaaaataaacgtTAAGTTGAGGGTTCTGCCCACCTTTAAACTTCCTGCCACGCCACGGTCTAATACGTTCCAAAATTTCTACATTTAAAGAGCAAAACAAGTCCTCTGTGCcgtttttaagaaattaaatacagAGGCGAAATGCGGAGTCTTTCAACCTTCCCGACAGAGCCTGAGAGCAGAGGCATTTATGCTGTTCAATGGTATTATCTACTAAAGATGAATCAAGAgtgcaaaataaccaaaatcaaattCACCAGCCCCAGCTAAGTGAAGGTTATTCAGTACTTTTAGAATAACTGACACAGAGGCAGTGATTCATCTTGTCTTCCCCACCCgcctgtttttgagatggggcctcactgcAGTAgctcaggctcgagtgcagtggtgtgatctcggctgaggctcgagtgcagtggtgtgatctcggctgaggctcgagtgcagtggtgtgatcttggctcactgcaacctctacctgccaggctcaggcgatcctcctgcctcagcctcccgagtagctgggactacaggcgcacaccactatgcccagctactttttttgtctttttttagtagagacagggtttcgccatgttacccaggctggtctcgaactcctgaacttgagcaatcctcccacctcatcttcctgaagtgctgggattataggccagccttttttttttttttttttttaagtaagtatTTTCAAGCAATAGGTCAACAAATCTCTAGTCTGGTTTTGCAGCACTTCAAAACAATAACCCCTGGCCCGGcgcggtggatcacacctgtaatcccagcaccgtgggaggccaaggcgggcagatcactacaGGTCAGAAGTTCGatacaagcctgggcaacatggtaaaaccccatctctactaaaaatataaaacattagccaggcgtggtggtgcacacctataatcccagatactcaggaggctgaggcaggagaaccactctaacccgggaggcggcagttgcagtgagccgagattgtgccactgcactccaacctgggtgaccaaaaaaaaaaaacattcaaaacaatAACTCCTAATGATTTcaaaaggtaaaatgaaaattCCCAAAGGAAAAACAACTCAAACCCATTTTGAAGTGTTAGTTTACTCCAGGGCACCAGCACCATCTGGGCCAGGTAATTCTCTGCTGGGCTTGGGCACCTGTCCTAGGCACTGTAGGGAGCTGAGCGGCAGCCCTGGCCCCACCAGCACCCCCCTGTGACTGCCCCCGCATCCCCAGAGACTGCCAGTGTCTGCAGGCTGAGACCCCCGTGGCCCGCTGCATAGAGAACTTCCAGGAGCACAGTGACACGGGGCAGGTGACGGGACCCTCCCCACTGGCGGCAGAGCCGGGGTGACACGGGGCAGGTGACAGGACCTCCCCACTCGCAGCAGGGCCAGGGTGACACGGGGTGGGTGATGGGACCCTCCCCACTGGCGGCAGAGCCGGGGTGACACAGGGCAGGTGATGGGACCCTACCCACTGGCGGCAGAGCCGGGGTGACACGGGGCGGGTGACGGGACCTCTCCACTGGCGGCAGAGCCAGGGTGACACGGGGTGGGTGACGGGACCCTCCCCACTGGCGGCAGAGCCCGGGCACCGCCGTGGGCGGACAGCCCACTTCTCCCTCTCTGCAGAGGATAAGCTCGGGAGGGACTCTCTCCCTGGAGTTTCTTCCTAGGTTACAAACAGCATTGCAAAAACATATTAGgttttacaataatttgttaaaacatgaaataaaaacgTACATATTATTTCCCAAAACAATGACCCCTTTCACTCTATATTacgaaaataagtttatttttggTACCTAGAACACAGAACTAGCATGAGGAAACCGCTGAACTTCTGTTTTATCGTAAGAGAAGATTCTGCTCTGATGTCCAGCTTTCTGgacccactctctctctctcagaaacaCTGGCTTTCCCTTCCTATCTTACTTCTCCATCAGCTGCTGAAATGCATTTTCCCCTCTCCTCACAAATGCCGTTGTCCTGGGGCGGCCGTGCCCATACCTTCATTGCTTCCTGGGCCTGCTCTGTGGCTATAAAGGGAAAAACACCCCTGCCTGTGGGAGTGACTCACGTCcagcctccagctgcagctgAGCAGCCGTGGGACCTGCAGGAAAGAAGGCCATGTACTTCCCACAGGCGACTCTTCCACCTCAGCTCAACCACAGCCACCTCCCGAGCTCATAAAGCTGAGGTTCTGGCCCTCCCCAGTGCTCCTGACACACCCAGACTCTACAGACACCCGGCCAGGGGAGCCAGGCCTTGTCCCAAAGCTGGGGCCACTCGATGAGACTTCATCCTCTCCTGTTGCTTCTCCAGGTACCCAGAGAGTGAGCAGCTCCACGCGGGACTGTGCACGGTGGCCGACACCCGCAGGGACGCCCGCCGGACGAGCACGCGGAGGGCCCTCGCCTCCACGGATGCACCATGCCGGTGTGAGGAGCATCTGTTCTTCCCACTCTCTGCAGTTAACAAACCCAACCCAAACCACCACAGGTGCTCCTCCTGGGGAGTTTCCTGTCTGACAAATGCCAGGCTCACTTCAAGGAGAATCACGCTTCTTTCTAAAGATGGATTCACCATTTAAAACAGAGCTCTGGGAGCCTTTCGGCAAATCTTGAAAGCTGCACGGTGCAGAGACATGGATGTGACTTCCCAAGCCCGGGGCGTGGGCCTGGAGATGTACCCAGGCACCGCGCAGCCTGCGGCCCCCAACACCACCTCCCCCGAGCTCAACCTGTCCCACCCGCTCCTGGGCACCGCCCTGGCCAATGGGACAGGTGAGCTCTCGGAGCACCAGCAGTACGTGATCGGCCTGTTCCTCTCGTGCCTCTACACCATCTTCCTCTTCCCCATCGGCTTTGTGGGCAACATCCTGATCCTGGTGGTGAACATCAGCTTCCGCGAGAAGATGACCATCCCCGACCTGTACTTCATCAACCTGGCGGTGGCGGACCTCATCCTGGTGGCCGACTCCCTCATTGAGGTGTTCAACCTGCACGAGCGGTACTACGACATCGCCGTCCTGTGCACCTTCATGTCGCTCTTCCTGCAGGTCAACATGTACAGCAGCGTCTTCTTCCTCACCTGGATGAGCTTCGACCGCTACATCGCCCTGGCCAGGGCCATGCGCTGCAGCCTGTTCCGCACCaagcaccacgcccggctgagcTGTGGCCTCATCTGGATGGCATCCGTGTCAGCCACGCTGGTGCCCTTCACCGCCGTGCACCTGCAGCACACCGACGAGGCCTGCTTCTGTTTCGCGGATGTCCGGGAGGTGCAGTGGCTCGAGGTCACGCTGGGCTTCATCGTGCCCTTCGCCATCATCGGCCTGTGCTACTCCCTCATTGTCCGGGTGCTGGTCAGGGCGCACCGGCACCGTGGGCTGCGGCCCCGGCGGCAGAAGGCGCTCCGCATGATCCTCGCGGTGGTGCTGGTCTTCTTCGTCTGCTGGCTGCCGGAGAACGTCTTCATCAGCGTGCACCTCCTGCAGCGGACGCAGCCTGGGGCCGCTCCCTGCAAGCAGTCTTTCCGCCATGCCCACCCCCTCACGGGCCACATTGTCAACCTCGCCGCCTTCTCCAACAGCTGCCTAAACCCCCTCATCTACAGCTTTCTCGGGGAGACCTTCAGGGACAAGCTGAGGCTGTACATTGAGCAGAAAACAAATTTGCCGGCCCTGAACCGCTTCTGTCACGCTGCCCTGAAGGCCGTCATTCCAGACAGCACCGAGCAGTCGGATGTGAGGTTCAGCAGTGCCGTGTAGACAGCCTTGGCCGCATAGGCCCAGCCAGGGTGTGACTCGGGAGCTGCACACACCTGGGTGGACACAAGGCACGGCCACGTCATGTCTCTAAACTGCGGTCAGATGTGGCTTCTGGCTCCTCGGGGCCTCGCGAGGGTCACGCTTGCCTGGTCACCCTGGGGCTGCTTAGGAAACCTCACGACTGGTCACCTTGCACTCCTCACACAGAATTGCTACAATCCCAAAGCGCTCGCCCCGCAGGGTCCAAAGGCCAGCGGTGACCAGCCTGTCACCCAGCTCCTCCCCGCCAACCCTGCCTGCCGCTGCACCTGCCTGCCGCTGCAGGAAACATTTCTGACACCGTCGACCAGGAAAGCCACACGGAGAGGCCACTGTGGGTGAAGCGCCTCAGTTACACAGGAACCCTAAAGCAAATCTGCCACCGTGGGGGAACTGACGCTGGAGATGCAAGGTGCTGGTGGGTCTGAGCTGGACGTCGCGGTGTGTCCTCTGTGCCCACGGTCTGAGCTAGCTAGCGCACCGCCGAGttaaagaggagaaggaaaacatGCTGCTCTGGTGCACGCCTGAGCGTCCTCCATCTTCCAGGATGGCAGCAATGGCGCTGTGCGGCCTCACCAGGCCCACGAGGAGCAGCAGCGCTCGGCCCGGAGCAGCAGGAAGGCCCCTCTGTGGAGCGCCCGCCGTCTGCTCCGGGGTGGTTCAGTCACTGCTTGTTGACATCAACATGGCAATTGCACTCATGTGGACTGGGACCGTGCGAGCTGCCGTGTGGGTTAGTCGGGTGCCAGGACAATGAAATACTCCAGCACCTGTGGCTGACGAATTTGTTTCTACAGAAATAACAGCTGGGGACAACTGCGGTGATGATGTAAAAACCTTCccataaaatgtaagaaaagctGATGAGGCTGGTGACGTTCAGCCTTTGTCAATAAACCTGTCATGTGCGGATCCTTCCGGAGGCTCTGTCTTGGGGGTCTGCCAAGTGGGGTGGGACGTGGGGTGGGCATGGGGCACTCGGGAGAATCCCTCCCCCCTCACAGAAAACACAGCCCTCCCCTGCCACCCTGAAAACTCTCACAAGGCCAGCCTCTGAGTCCGGCCAGCCGGACCTAACCTGGCATTTCCAGGCTGTCCAAAATGCCGTGGGGGCACTTCTGTGTCATGCTTGGGTGCCATGACAAGCTTCCCATGAATGTAGGAGGCAGGGCTCAGCCTTGTCCAGCAGCCTGTGCGACCTAAGCTGCCTTTCTAGAAGGCTCTCGGCCGCGTGCGAGGCCCAAGAGCTCTGCGGCACCCAAGCGCTCCTGGAGCAGCCGGCCGGGAAGGTTCCTGCTCCTTCTCCCATCACCGGGGCTGGATCCTGGCGCTGCTCCCCTCCTTTCCCGCCTCACCCACCTGGCAGCAGCTGTCCCTGATGTTAACAAGGTGCACCTGAACCAGTGCCTGCTTCTCCGTCTTCACAGAAACCTGCGCAGGGCGTCGGGATGTGTGGGTGAAGGGAACTAGCCACCTGTACTACCCCCTCACTTTTCCTGTGTTTGCGGTTCTGGTCTGTTTAAAAGCTATgatactgttttttatttgtgataACATAAAGTTTGATATGCAAACATATTGAAAGGAAAAGGCCAATTAAAGAAAACATCTGCAAAAGAGCAGGGGGTGAACGGGTGCGGCACAATGAAGACTGAACGCAGCCATGTTGAGTCCA
The sequence above is a segment of the Homo sapiens chromosome 7, GRCh38.p14 Primary Assembly genome. Coding sequences within it:
- the GPER1 gene encoding G-protein coupled estrogen receptor 1 codes for the protein MDVTSQARGVGLEMYPGTAQPAAPNTTSPELNLSHPLLGTALANGTGELSEHQQYVIGLFLSCLYTIFLFPIGFVGNILILVVNISFREKMTIPDLYFINLAVADLILVADSLIEVFNLHERYYDIAVLCTFMSLFLQVNMYSSVFFLTWMSFDRYIALARAMRCSLFRTKHHARLSCGLIWMASVSATLVPFTAVHLQHTDEACFCFADVREVQWLEVTLGFIVPFAIIGLCYSLIVRVLVRAHRHRGLRPRRQKALRMILAVVLVFFVCWLPENVFISVHLLQRTQPGAAPCKQSFRHAHPLTGHIVNLAAFSNSCLNPLIYSFLGETFRDKLRLYIEQKTNLPALNRFCHAALKAVIPDSTEQSDVRFSSAV